In Vibrio alginolyticus NBRC 15630 = ATCC 17749, one genomic interval encodes:
- a CDS encoding DUF58 domain-containing protein — MAKPTLAPKSQGMDPRLYCDYARLVRLQAQAESFSLLPHLKAGSVLSGRHNSLFRGRGLNFEELRHYQLGDDIRNLDWKVTMRTGKPHVRSYTEEKDRNVIVCVDQRSTMFFASTQVMKSVVAAEIAAMCGWRVLKDGDRVGFVIASPQALFHSKAQRSQNDLLAQLKRLAKANQSLNVDSCNSEKVTFSQWIELIKRMKLKQSTLIFISDWSDCEEHHLDHLKQLQQHNDVLAVMVSDPLEQALPDDLAKSKWVVGDGQYQLNLDSKAKVEAASAKLEARTSLQRQSLSQLMAMKHLPHIELDTTGEHIKQFQKLVGGR; from the coding sequence ATGGCTAAGCCAACTCTTGCGCCAAAATCACAGGGGATGGATCCCCGTTTGTACTGCGATTATGCTCGTTTAGTACGTCTGCAAGCACAAGCAGAATCATTCAGTTTACTTCCTCATCTAAAAGCGGGTAGCGTACTCTCTGGCCGACACAATTCGTTGTTTCGCGGTCGTGGATTGAACTTCGAAGAGCTGCGCCATTACCAATTGGGTGACGATATTCGTAACCTTGATTGGAAAGTTACGATGCGTACAGGTAAGCCGCACGTGCGCAGCTATACAGAAGAAAAAGATCGCAACGTAATCGTGTGTGTCGACCAGAGAAGCACAATGTTTTTTGCTTCGACGCAAGTAATGAAATCAGTTGTCGCGGCAGAGATCGCAGCGATGTGTGGGTGGCGAGTATTAAAAGATGGCGACCGAGTCGGTTTTGTCATCGCATCCCCGCAGGCGTTGTTTCACAGCAAGGCACAGCGTTCGCAAAACGATCTTCTGGCGCAACTTAAACGTCTCGCTAAAGCCAATCAATCGCTCAATGTGGACTCCTGCAATTCCGAAAAAGTAACGTTCAGTCAATGGATTGAGCTTATTAAACGCATGAAGCTCAAGCAATCCACTTTGATTTTTATCAGCGACTGGAGCGACTGCGAGGAGCACCACCTTGATCACCTTAAACAGCTACAACAGCACAACGATGTTCTTGCAGTGATGGTCAGTGACCCATTAGAACAAGCGCTACCAGACGATTTGGCAAAATCGAAATGGGTGGTTGGTGACGGGCAGTATCAACTCAATTTAGACAGCAAAGCAAAGGTAGAAGCTGCGAGCGCAAAGCTTGAGGCTCGAACTAGCTTACAGCGTCAATCACTCTCTCAACTTATGGCGATGAAACACCTTCCGCACATCGAACTCGATACGACAGGTGAGCACATTAAACAATTCCAAAAACTGGTAGGAGGGCGTTAA
- a CDS encoding anaerobic sulfatase maturase: MSKISPRHSTTMPIVPLKTASKAPVLGAYDRRFHVMAKPGGAKCNIDCQYCFYLHKENLLHQEKQPKMDDATLEAFVKSYIESQDGEEIVFSWQGGEPTLLGLDYFRNVVALQKKYQPKGVRIENDLQTNGILLNDEWCAFLKEHNFLVGLSIDGPRELHDKYRKTRSGKPTFDLVMKAVDKLKAHGVKFNALVTVNRHNAKYPLEVYRFLTQELGVTYIQFAPVVEANNFQTTAPQFWNEQMIPTKGSDLAKPGHPMSIVTDWSVDPEDWGRFLMATFEEWVNNDLGRVLVNLFETAVAQVMGKPSQLCVTAEFCGKGLAIEHNGDVFSCDHYVYPEYKLANIHEHSLNEMAFSTRQYTFGIAKRDSLPTYCKQCPYLPYCWGECPKNRLIKTPNGESGLNYLCSGIKMFFDYALPMLVGLAQLLQSQEPQR, translated from the coding sequence ATGAGTAAGATTTCCCCTCGCCATTCTACTACTATGCCTATTGTTCCTCTTAAAACGGCGTCTAAAGCGCCTGTTCTGGGCGCGTATGACCGTCGATTCCATGTGATGGCAAAGCCAGGCGGAGCAAAGTGCAACATCGATTGTCAGTACTGCTTTTATCTGCATAAAGAAAATCTACTGCACCAAGAAAAGCAGCCAAAAATGGACGACGCAACACTGGAAGCGTTCGTGAAAAGCTATATCGAAAGTCAGGATGGCGAAGAAATTGTATTCTCATGGCAGGGCGGGGAGCCGACGCTGCTTGGGTTGGACTATTTCCGCAATGTCGTAGCTTTGCAAAAGAAATATCAGCCGAAAGGCGTTCGCATTGAAAACGACCTTCAGACCAACGGCATTTTGCTAAACGATGAGTGGTGTGCGTTTTTAAAAGAGCACAACTTCCTAGTTGGCTTGTCGATTGATGGACCACGAGAGCTGCACGACAAATATCGCAAAACCCGCAGCGGTAAGCCAACGTTTGATCTCGTGATGAAAGCGGTAGATAAGCTCAAAGCGCATGGCGTGAAATTCAACGCGTTGGTCACGGTGAATCGTCACAATGCGAAATACCCGCTCGAAGTATATCGATTTTTAACCCAAGAATTGGGTGTGACTTATATTCAGTTTGCGCCGGTGGTAGAAGCCAACAACTTCCAAACAACCGCGCCGCAGTTTTGGAACGAACAGATGATCCCAACCAAAGGCAGTGATCTGGCTAAACCGGGGCATCCAATGTCGATTGTAACGGATTGGTCAGTCGATCCTGAAGACTGGGGACGCTTTTTAATGGCGACCTTTGAAGAGTGGGTGAATAACGATCTTGGCCGTGTGCTGGTTAATCTGTTTGAAACCGCGGTGGCGCAAGTAATGGGGAAACCGTCTCAGCTTTGCGTGACGGCGGAGTTTTGTGGCAAAGGGTTGGCGATTGAGCACAATGGCGACGTGTTCAGTTGCGACCACTATGTGTATCCAGAATACAAACTCGCCAACATTCATGAACACTCACTGAATGAAATGGCCTTCTCTACAAGACAATATACTTTTGGCATCGCAAAACGCGATTCATTGCCGACGTATTGTAAGCAATGCCCTTACTTGCCTTATTGTTGGGGTGAGTGCCCAAAAAACCGTTTGATCAAAACGCCGAATGGTGAGAGTGGTCTAAACTATTTGTGTTCGGGAATCAAAATGTTCTTTGATTATGCGTTACCGATGTTGGTTGGTCTTGCACAACTTCTCCAATCTCAAGAACCGCAAAGATAA
- a CDS encoding arylsulfatase, translated as MKNATKTSSKKLVLNACTLALGAASAVAHAADKPNILVIFGDDVGYWNLSTYNQGMMAYNTPNIDSIAKEGAKFTNFYAQQSSTAGRSAFITGQMPKRTGLSKVGLPGAPEGISEKDPTIATVLKQMGYATGQFGKNHLGDRDEHLPTNHGFDEFFGNLYHLNAEEEPENVDYPKDPEFKKKFGPRGVIHSYADGKIEDTGPLTRKRMENVDGEFLDAAESFIEKQVKADKPFFTWFNTTRMHNFTHVPEEYQGKTGAGFYADGVKQHDDQIGQLLNKIKELGVDDNTIIVYTTDNGPMVDLWPDAGMTPFRSEKNTGWEGSFRVPMLIKWPGKIEAGKTFNGMMSLEDFFPTLVAAAGDTKVKDELLKGKKVGDMDYKVHLDGYNQLPYLTGKSDKSARNEFVYWSDDGDLVALRQGKYKFHFMIQENETGMDVWRKPFTKLRVPLIFDLSIDPFERGDQGMGYSRWMYERSFLMMPAMDTVKEVMGTFKEFPPRMEAGSFVPKSSK; from the coding sequence ATGAAAAATGCGACCAAAACGAGCAGTAAAAAACTCGTACTTAACGCATGTACGTTAGCTTTGGGCGCTGCATCTGCAGTTGCACATGCAGCGGACAAACCCAACATTCTTGTCATCTTTGGTGATGATGTTGGTTACTGGAACCTTAGTACCTATAACCAAGGCATGATGGCGTACAACACGCCAAACATCGATAGCATTGCTAAAGAAGGTGCGAAGTTCACTAACTTCTACGCACAGCAAAGCTCGACAGCAGGCCGTTCTGCATTCATCACTGGTCAAATGCCAAAACGTACAGGTCTATCAAAAGTGGGCTTACCAGGCGCTCCGGAAGGTATCTCGGAAAAAGATCCGACGATTGCAACCGTGCTTAAACAAATGGGTTACGCAACCGGACAATTTGGTAAGAACCATTTAGGTGACCGAGACGAGCATCTTCCTACCAACCACGGTTTTGATGAATTCTTCGGCAACCTATACCACTTGAACGCAGAAGAAGAGCCAGAGAACGTGGATTACCCTAAAGATCCGGAGTTCAAGAAGAAATTTGGCCCTCGTGGCGTTATCCATTCTTACGCTGACGGCAAAATCGAAGATACCGGTCCACTAACGCGTAAGCGTATGGAAAATGTTGATGGTGAGTTTCTTGATGCCGCAGAGAGCTTCATAGAAAAGCAAGTAAAAGCGGACAAGCCGTTCTTTACTTGGTTTAACACCACTCGCATGCACAACTTCACACATGTTCCTGAAGAATACCAAGGTAAAACAGGTGCCGGTTTCTACGCGGATGGTGTTAAGCAGCACGATGACCAAATCGGTCAGCTACTTAACAAGATCAAAGAGTTAGGTGTGGATGACAATACAATCATTGTTTACACCACTGACAACGGCCCTATGGTGGATTTGTGGCCGGATGCAGGGATGACACCGTTCCGCTCAGAGAAAAACACTGGCTGGGAAGGGAGTTTCCGTGTGCCAATGTTGATTAAATGGCCTGGAAAAATTGAGGCAGGTAAAACATTCAACGGCATGATGTCATTAGAGGACTTTTTCCCGACACTAGTTGCTGCGGCAGGTGATACCAAAGTTAAAGACGAACTGCTAAAAGGCAAAAAAGTTGGCGATATGGACTACAAAGTTCACCTAGACGGTTACAACCAACTGCCATATTTAACGGGTAAGTCAGACAAATCCGCACGAAATGAGTTCGTTTACTGGAGCGACGACGGCGATCTTGTGGCATTGCGCCAAGGAAAGTACAAGTTCCACTTTATGATTCAAGAGAATGAAACGGGTATGGATGTATGGCGTAAGCCGTTCACTAAACTTCGTGTGCCACTGATCTTTGACTTGAGCATTGATCCATTTGAACGAGGCGATCAAGGCATGGGTTATTCTCGTTGGATGTACGAGCGTTCATTCTTAATGATGCCAGCAATGGATACAGTGAAAGAGGTGATGGGTACATTCAAAGAATTCCCGCCTCGTATGGAAGCAGGTTCGTTCGTACCTAAGTCTTCTAAGTAA
- a CDS encoding arylsulfatase, which yields MTAKYGVKRRLAILAAALIGATSSSIAAEKPNILVIWGDDIGQSNLSAYTFGLMGYKTPNIDSIAKEGMMFTDYYGEQSCTAGRSTFITGQTVLRTGLSKVGLPGADLGLKEEDATIAEMLKPMGYMTGQFGKNHLGDKDEHLPTNHGFDEFFGNLYHLNAEEEPENVDYPKDPEFRKKFGPRGVIRSYADGKIEDTGPLTRKRMETVDEETLDAALDFMDRAVKAEKPFFVWWNATRMHFRTHVKEENSGKTGISEYADGMVEHDNHVGQLLKKVDDLGIKDNTIVFYSTDNGPHMNSWPDAGTTPFRGEKNTNWEGAYRVPAMVRWPGKIKAGSVSNDIMHHMDWMPTFVAAAGDDNIKEKLLKGYSANGKKFKVHLDGYNFLPYLTGKEDKAPREEIFYFSDDGDLTALRYNKWKLVFMEQRAKGTLRIWAEPFTTLRVPKIFNLRMDPYEVADITSNTYYDWMLDRAYMLVPAQAYVGRFLETFKEFPPRQKAASFSLDQVMEKLKENPNK from the coding sequence ATGACAGCGAAATATGGCGTTAAACGCCGATTAGCGATTCTTGCCGCCGCTTTAATCGGTGCGACAAGTAGCAGTATCGCAGCAGAGAAACCAAATATTCTCGTCATTTGGGGTGATGATATTGGCCAGTCCAATCTCAGTGCTTACACGTTTGGCTTGATGGGGTACAAAACACCAAATATAGACAGTATCGCCAAAGAAGGCATGATGTTCACTGACTATTACGGTGAGCAATCTTGTACAGCGGGCCGTTCTACTTTCATTACGGGCCAAACCGTTCTTAGAACAGGTTTGAGTAAAGTGGGGCTTCCAGGTGCTGATCTTGGCTTGAAGGAAGAGGACGCAACCATTGCCGAAATGCTGAAGCCGATGGGCTATATGACAGGGCAATTTGGTAAAAACCACTTAGGTGATAAAGATGAGCACCTTCCTACTAATCACGGCTTCGATGAATTTTTTGGCAACCTTTATCACTTGAACGCCGAGGAGGAGCCAGAAAACGTCGATTATCCTAAAGATCCTGAGTTTCGTAAAAAGTTCGGTCCGCGCGGCGTTATCCGTTCGTACGCTGATGGCAAAATTGAGGATACAGGACCTCTAACCCGCAAGCGCATGGAAACCGTGGATGAAGAGACGTTAGATGCGGCACTCGACTTTATGGATCGTGCAGTCAAGGCTGAAAAACCTTTCTTTGTCTGGTGGAACGCAACTCGTATGCACTTCCGTACTCATGTGAAAGAAGAGAACTCTGGAAAAACAGGCATCAGCGAGTATGCAGATGGTATGGTCGAGCATGATAATCATGTAGGTCAGCTGCTGAAAAAAGTGGATGATTTGGGTATTAAAGACAACACAATCGTCTTTTACTCCACCGATAATGGCCCACACATGAACTCGTGGCCAGATGCAGGCACAACGCCATTCCGTGGAGAGAAAAATACCAACTGGGAAGGTGCGTACCGAGTTCCTGCGATGGTACGTTGGCCGGGTAAAATTAAAGCTGGCTCTGTTTCGAATGATATCATGCATCACATGGACTGGATGCCAACGTTCGTTGCTGCCGCGGGTGATGACAATATCAAAGAGAAATTGCTCAAAGGTTATAGTGCGAATGGTAAGAAATTCAAAGTTCACCTAGACGGCTATAACTTCCTACCATATTTGACTGGTAAAGAGGATAAGGCCCCACGTGAAGAAATTTTTTACTTCTCAGATGATGGAGACTTAACTGCACTTCGTTATAACAAATGGAAGCTGGTCTTTATGGAGCAACGAGCAAAAGGCACGTTGCGTATTTGGGCTGAACCATTCACCACACTTCGTGTTCCTAAGATCTTCAACTTGCGTATGGATCCTTACGAAGTGGCTGATATCACTTCTAACACTTACTATGATTGGATGCTAGACCGTGCTTACATGCTTGTTCCTGCGCAAGCTTACGTTGGCAGATTCCTTGAAACGTTTAAAGAGTTCCCACCAAGGCAAAAAGCAGCAAGCTTCTCGCTCGATCAAGTGATGGAGAAACTAAAAGAGAACCCAAATAAGTAA
- a CDS encoding winged helix-turn-helix domain-containing protein, which produces MLDSKVSNGKTYQCQHNGVHHNDEELLLDKRTHSVVLNYLPNKKSVQLTSIQFKLLQTLTHHQDQVLSKHFLYETVLKREFTEHDRALDMHMSRMRKRLVHEGVPTDRIQTVHRQGYIFKRSDNQQKN; this is translated from the coding sequence GTGCTTGACTCCAAGGTTTCAAATGGAAAAACTTACCAATGCCAACACAACGGCGTTCACCATAATGATGAGGAGCTATTACTAGATAAGCGCACTCACTCTGTGGTACTCAATTACTTGCCAAACAAGAAATCTGTTCAGTTAACAAGCATTCAATTTAAGCTGCTGCAAACTCTCACTCACCATCAAGATCAAGTACTAAGTAAGCATTTTCTTTACGAAACAGTACTAAAACGTGAATTTACTGAACATGATCGAGCACTCGATATGCACATGAGCAGAATGAGAAAGCGTCTAGTTCACGAAGGCGTTCCAACAGACAGAATTCAGACAGTCCACCGCCAGGGTTACATTTTCAAGCGCTCAGACAATCAACAGAAAAATTAA
- a CDS encoding AAA family ATPase: protein MNHAQQAIKELIEQTEKSVIGQSHVVRALVIGLLTNGHILLEGLPGTAKTRSVKSLANLLNTSFGRIQFTPDLLPSDVTGTEVYQELEGKPQLHFQPGPIFNSIVLADEVNRAPAKVQAALLEAMAEGTITVGDKTHVLPDLFMVLATQNPVEQEGTYPLPEAQMDRFIMKVTVDYPEDDAERDIIRLVRSEELGAETSSEIITPKHIEPDVVLEARRQLPNILVSDLVENYIVALVMATRKPERYADSNLAKWIEIGSSPRASIALDKCARAYAWMQGRDHVTPDDVRAVVPSVLGHRFSLTYDALADGVDHQRVVQELLDCVEIG, encoded by the coding sequence ATGAACCACGCACAACAAGCGATAAAAGAACTCATCGAACAAACAGAAAAAAGCGTCATTGGACAAAGCCACGTGGTTCGAGCTTTAGTCATCGGGTTATTAACAAATGGGCATATTCTACTAGAAGGTTTACCGGGAACGGCAAAAACACGTTCCGTAAAATCGTTGGCGAACTTGTTAAACACCAGTTTTGGTCGAATCCAGTTTACGCCGGATCTTTTACCATCCGACGTGACGGGTACTGAGGTTTATCAAGAGCTGGAAGGTAAGCCGCAACTCCACTTTCAACCAGGGCCAATTTTTAACAGCATTGTACTTGCTGATGAGGTCAACCGTGCACCAGCCAAAGTACAAGCGGCACTGCTTGAAGCCATGGCCGAAGGCACAATCACAGTAGGCGATAAAACTCACGTATTGCCAGACTTATTTATGGTGCTTGCAACGCAAAACCCTGTAGAGCAAGAGGGCACGTACCCGCTGCCAGAAGCGCAAATGGACCGCTTTATCATGAAGGTTACCGTCGATTATCCAGAAGATGACGCCGAACGTGACATCATTCGTTTGGTGCGCAGTGAAGAATTGGGTGCGGAAACCAGCAGCGAAATTATTACGCCAAAACACATCGAGCCAGACGTGGTGCTAGAAGCGCGCCGTCAGTTACCAAACATCTTGGTATCGGACCTAGTGGAAAACTACATCGTTGCGTTGGTGATGGCGACTCGTAAGCCAGAGCGTTATGCCGATTCAAACTTAGCAAAATGGATTGAGATTGGCTCTAGTCCTCGTGCTTCCATCGCACTCGACAAATGCGCTCGTGCGTATGCGTGGATGCAAGGACGTGACCATGTGACTCCTGACGATGTGCGTGCCGTGGTTCCGTCTGTATTGGGCCACCGTTTTTCTTTGACCTACGACGCACTAGCAGACGGAGTCGATCACCAACGAGTCGTACAAGAGCTGCTAGATTGTGTAGAAATTGGGTAA
- a CDS encoding DUF4381 domain-containing protein, protein MSDLPTPPSTYILRELHDVAVPSSVSWYPQTIGWKILAAVAFIALVYFAYRLARQWWHNRYRKEALLAISQINPSDKDMPKVLFSVLKIVLIHIDSRNAKLFDTAFLRKLDALYPQTRDSQANSQMVFNDELSKCWLQSIVDPSVTLTNEERVTLIARAKNWVSEHRCDAQKSAANKSPRLKRKAHQGGQHE, encoded by the coding sequence ATGAGTGATCTTCCTACGCCTCCAAGTACCTACATACTCAGAGAGCTGCATGATGTGGCCGTACCATCTAGCGTGAGTTGGTACCCGCAAACTATTGGCTGGAAAATTTTAGCGGCGGTTGCGTTCATTGCATTGGTATATTTCGCATATCGCTTGGCTCGGCAATGGTGGCATAATCGTTACCGAAAAGAAGCTCTACTGGCGATTTCGCAAATCAACCCGAGCGACAAAGACATGCCAAAAGTATTGTTCTCTGTGCTTAAAATAGTGCTGATTCATATTGATAGCCGCAACGCGAAATTGTTTGATACCGCCTTTCTGCGCAAGCTCGATGCGCTGTATCCGCAAACCAGAGACTCTCAAGCAAACTCGCAAATGGTTTTTAACGATGAGCTTTCAAAGTGCTGGCTACAAAGTATTGTTGACCCAAGCGTTACGCTAACCAACGAAGAGCGAGTAACGCTTATTGCTCGTGCGAAAAACTGGGTGAGTGAGCACCGTTGTGATGCTCAAAAAAGCGCGGCAAATAAATCACCACGATTGAAACGCAAAGCACATCAGGGAGGTCAACATGAATGA
- a CDS encoding LysR family transcriptional regulator: protein MDLNLIQTFLVVAEFQSYTKAAEQLGLTQPAVSAAIKRLEQVVDKQLFVKKGRGIALTSTAYQLLPQFQQAVSIIDNAISDRNHFEVCCSEILLHIMDPIKNTIFYESPPEKFLLFELLRQQKVDLVIDTVITKDAAFIIEDAYEEEAVVICRENHPRVHGTLTKEQFYEETHCLFSGKWNNMSGFEQLAKETIQERKVDLITSSLAGMALYVAQRDSLGIVSQSFANKWSKALKLQILPCPISIRSIPYKFVYHKREVNNPAHIALREKIKANLTAAHYEPICL from the coding sequence ATGGACTTGAATTTGATCCAAACTTTTCTTGTTGTTGCGGAGTTTCAATCTTATACAAAAGCCGCGGAACAATTAGGGCTTACACAACCTGCTGTGAGCGCTGCAATAAAGCGTTTAGAGCAAGTCGTAGATAAGCAATTATTCGTTAAAAAAGGACGAGGTATCGCACTAACCTCCACCGCTTATCAATTACTGCCGCAATTCCAGCAAGCGGTTAGTATTATTGACAATGCGATATCTGATAGAAATCATTTTGAAGTGTGTTGTTCGGAAATTTTGTTGCACATTATGGACCCGATAAAGAACACTATTTTTTATGAATCACCACCCGAAAAATTCCTATTATTTGAGCTGTTAAGACAACAAAAAGTCGATCTAGTAATCGATACGGTGATCACGAAAGATGCAGCGTTTATTATTGAAGATGCCTATGAGGAAGAAGCCGTGGTTATCTGTCGTGAGAACCATCCCCGTGTACACGGCACGCTCACAAAAGAGCAATTTTATGAGGAAACTCACTGTTTATTTTCAGGAAAATGGAACAACATGTCGGGGTTCGAGCAACTAGCAAAGGAAACAATTCAAGAAAGAAAAGTCGACTTGATCACATCTTCGCTAGCGGGCATGGCGCTGTATGTCGCCCAAAGAGACAGTTTAGGGATCGTGTCTCAATCTTTTGCAAACAAGTGGAGCAAAGCGCTCAAACTTCAAATTTTGCCCTGCCCCATTTCGATACGCTCTATCCCTTACAAGTTCGTTTACCATAAGCGAGAGGTAAACAACCCAGCCCACATCGCTCTACGTGAAAAAATCAAAGCCAACTTAACGGCAGCCCACTACGAACCAATTTGTTTATAA